Sequence from the Epinephelus moara isolate mb chromosome 19, YSFRI_EMoa_1.0, whole genome shotgun sequence genome:
taagtaatgaccaactgataatgaaaataattgatGGTTGCAGTCCAAGTTCATCGTTAATTCGTCTGAACTGAGAAAGGTTTTGtctacaaaatgtcagaaaatggtgaaaaaggCAAGCCTGGCATGacaagtttggttttgtttgcagttgTAATTAGTGGCGCACCTGAATTAAAATTGTCAGAAAAAATAGTAGACTGTCATGTCTATCATCAACAAAGGAAAATTAGGGttccacaaagaaaaaaagaaaaatcaaaaggTACGTGAAAGGGACATGGATCAAGAAAGGAAGGGTGGGGGCCCAAagagactgcttatgcatagGATTCAGAGTTTAGTGCTACACCCCTGGTTGCACATTCATTTTTTGTCCATCAACTCGTCAGTTCAGCTCTACAAGAATCACTTCACACActagcacacacacaactgcatgATGGGAACACGCTTTTCACTCATCAAATGATCAATCCCAGCAGGAGCATGCATGTAATCCCTCACTGTGctgctctttgtgtgtgtgtttctgttcctgtgtgtgtctgtgtaaacCAGGACGTGAACCAGAAACTGCAGGAGGACAACCAGGAGCTGCGGGACCTGTGCTGCTTCCTGGATGACGACCGGCAGAAGGGGAAGCGGGTGTCGCGGGAGTGGCAGCGCTTGGGCCGCTACAGTGCAGGCCTGATGAGAAAGGAGGTGGCCATCTACCTGCAGAAGCTGAAGGAACTGGAGCAGCGGCAGGTGGAGGTCATCCGGGAGAACATGGAGCTCAAGGAGGTGTGCCTcatgctggaggaggagagggctgtggctgtggctggagggggaggaggtggaggtgtggGCAGTCATGGGGTTCCTGGCCGTAGGAGCTCTATAGACAGTCAGAGCAGCTTGTCTCAGCTTGCTGGAGGTGTCCCAGCACCTGGACTACTGCGGGACGTTGGCGACGGGAGCAGCACCTCCAGTGCGGGGAGTACAGATAGCCCAGATAACCCACACCTCAAACCCCCTCCCCTGGGCTCCAACCACAGCCCTGGATCAAGATGTGTCTCTGCAGAGCACCCCCACAAACCAGGAGATGTGTGTGAATCCACAGGCAGGAGGCACAGCTCCACCCCAGAGTACCATACCTTCCCCCAGGCCTGTCGCCCCCGCGGGGGGTCCCTCACCAACCTGGACCCTCGTGGTCTTCGGGGACACAGCCCAGACAAACACAGCAAGTCTCCCACCAGGCAACCATGTGACTCCCACCCCAAACCCTGCAGCTCTGACCTACTAGCCCAGAAACAGCTATTGATGTCAGGGCAGGCATCAGCAGGCTGTGGGAAGGGAACAGCCAAGTCCAGCCCAGAGCTGAGTCAGAGACACCGGCCAGTTAACATGGCAGGGGCAGGCTGTGGGAGTCCTGAGGCCAAGCCGACAGCGATGGGGACGCCTGAGCACCTGAGAAAGGGGCGGGTGATTGTGGGTAGTCCAGAGTCTATACGGCACCACCATCACTATCAGCACAGCTCTGGGATGGAGCACGACAAGGGGAGGTATAGCAGTGGCTCCCCTGGCAGGGACGGGGGTCAGAGGAGGATGGCAGGAGAGGAGATGTCCCCCCACCACCAGAGTCTGTACAACGGTAGGCACAGGGTAACTCTTATCTTGTATTTCAATTCATAACTCATTCATGACCCATACAGGACAACATTCATAAATTCACATCAAGTTATGCTGGAATGTTGGTTTAGAATCACCTGGGCTGATTGAGTCAGTGTCATCCGGCTTTGAAATAATGGATATGAGGCTATTTTATTTCTCAGTTCATACATATTTATTATAGTTATACTTCTTTAGCTTCTAACACACTAAATCAACAGAGACCCACAACCTAGAGTTCTGCATGGGCATAAAACTAAGACCTGAACCCAGCCCCAAACCCGTACCTTTCCTACCTGACCCAGTTGAAACCACCTGGTACTGCTGAATTTGAAATCCCAAACCCGATCTGAGACAAAGgctatatttttgtttttttttcttaaataaaataataagtagCCTAAATAATATGACAATGGCAGCGCAGCCCACCAGCACAAAACTCATATAATATCTGCTAGCTAATAAGCCATAGGTTTAGTAACAATACAAACATTGCAGTCAACTACCAACATGTAACACTGTAGCATCTCAAAGTAATAAATTATCTGCCTTAGGGCCCAAGCCAGTGGTTGGGCGTCTCTGTCGGTGAGTATCTGTCTCCCTGGTATCCTGCACCGTTGGCATCAGTCAGTCCTTGTCAGCTGTTTTTCGACCAATTCAGCCCGATGGTGATCCCTCTGATAAGCAGTTCCGCTCAGTGCACAAAAAGAG
This genomic interval carries:
- the ccdc85a gene encoding coiled-coil domain-containing protein 85A encodes the protein MEKGAQQQPPQQLSKSAESPADDISKLNDEELLKWGKEELVRRLRRAEAGKRSAIVEHGNLMREVNRRLQQHLNEIRSLKDVNQKLQEDNQELRDLCCFLDDDRQKGKRVSREWQRLGRYSAGLMRKEVAIYLQKLKELEQRQVEVIRENMELKEVCLMLEEERAVAVAGGGGGGGVGSHGVPGRRSSIDSQSSLSQLAGGVPAPGLLRDVGDGSSTSSAGSTDSPDNPHLKPPPLGSNHSPGSRCVSAEHPHKPGDVCESTGRRHSSTPEYHTFPQACRPRGGSLTNLDPRGLRGHSPDKHSKSPTRQPCDSHPKPCSSDLLAQKQLLMSGQASAGCGKGTAKSSPELSQRHRPVNMAGAGCGSPEAKPTAMGTPEHLRKGRVIVGSPESIRHHHHYQHSSGMEHDKGRYSSGSPGRDGGQRRMAGEEMSPHHQSLYNALISAGCCTNSCRSVKLWDSFDAS